AACTTTACACACGCTGGGAAGGCAAGCTGTCGCCGGTGATGCGACAGCGCCATCCTGCAGGTGAGCGCCTGTTCGTCGATTATGCCGGCCATACGATCGATGTGATTGACCCCGAGACCGGGGAGGTGCGCACGGCACAGGTGTTTGTCGCTGTTCTGGGGGCATCGAACTATACATTTGTCGAGGCGACCTGGACGCAATCCCTACCGGATTGGATCGCAAGCCATGTCCGCGCTTTGGATTTCTTCGGTGGTGTGACCGCCCAGATCGTCTCGGACAATTTGAAGGCAGGGGTCACCAAGGCGTGCTTTTACGACCCCGTAATCAACCGGACTTACGCAGATATGGCCGCGCATTACGACACGGCCGTTGTCCCGGCGAGGCCATATAAGCCCAAAGATAAGGCGAAGGCAGAGGGTGGGGTATTGCTGGCTGAACGCTGGATACTGGCACGGCTGCGCAACCGCCAGTTCTTCAGCCTTGCTGAGTTGAACGCGGCCATCAAGCCGTTGCTTGACAGGCTCAACGACAAGGTCTCTCGCCATCTGGGTGCCAGCCGCAGACAGCTTTTTGAACAGCTGGACAAACCCGCCCTGAAGTCGCTGCCGGTAGCATCGTATGTTTATGCTGAATGGAAGAAGTGCCGCGCCGGGTTCGATTACCACGTCGCGATCGACAAGCATTATTACTCCGTGCCCTATCAGCTGCTGAAGAAAGAGCTGTGGGCGCGGATCACAGGCCGCACCATCGAAGTCTTCCATCTCGGGCAGCGTGTCGCCTCTCATGTCAGGACGTCCAGCAACGGGAAGCACTCTACGCTGCGCGATCACATGCCAGCGCACCACCAATTCCGCGATGACTGGACGCCAGAGCGTATCAAAGCACGTGCGGCTCGCGTTGGGCCAAACGTGGCCATCTTCGTTGAGGTCGTGATGCGCGAGCGCAAGCACCCGGAACAGGGCTATCGCACCTGCCTTGGGGTGATCCGGCTGGCCGACAAGTTTGGCCGCGACCGACTTGATGCGGCCTGTCGCCGTGCGCTCGAAATCAACGCCAGATCCTATTCGTCACTCCTGTCCATTCTCAAGAATGGGCTTGAGAGCAGGCCCCGCACCCGCGCCACGGACGAGCCTGCCATCACCCACCCCAATATCCGTGGCGCCGATTACTTCCATTGAAAGGAACACAATGCTCGACCATCCAACCCTTCATCACCTTAAAGCCCTCAGGCTGGACGGCATGGCCGAAGCCTTTGCCGAACTGCAGATGCAAGATGCAACTGCCGATCTCGGCCATGCTGAATGGCTTGGCTTGCTCGTTGACCGTGAGGTCGCAAGCCGAGAAACAAAGAGGTTTGAGGCTCGCATGCGGACTGCCAGGCTGCGCCATGTTGGCGCCAGCCCAGAAGATGTTGATTACCGCGCACGCCGTGGCCTCGACAAAGCGCTGTTCCAAAGCCTGCTCACAGGCAGATGGATCACCGACAAGCGTAATCTGATCATCACGGGCCCCTGTGGCGTCGGCAAGACCTGGCTTGGCTGCGCACTGGCCCAGGCAGCCTGTCGTGACGGCGTGACTGTGGTCTACAAACGGATGCCGCGCCTCTTCGAGGAATTGGAGCTGTCCCATGGTGACGGACGCTTCCCCCGCTTGTTCCGCAGCATCACGAAGGCGCAATTGCTGATCTTGGACGACTGGGGACCGGACAGGCTGACATCACCGCAACGCCGCGATCTCATGGAGATCGTCGAAGAGCGTTACGGGCGCGGCTCAACGATGATCACAAGCCAATTACCCATCAAAGCCTGGCATGACGTCATCGGCGAACCCACATTCGCCGATGCCATCCTCGATCGCATCGTTCACAACGCCTACCGTCTCGAACTCGAGGGCCAATCCATGCGCAAGACCATCACCAAAATGGGTGACGAAACCCCTCAGGACTGATAACCAAAACACGCTGCCTCACGGCAACGCGTCACAGGTGGCCGGATACCCCGGAACAGGTGGCCGGATGTTGTCGGAATGGGTGGCCGGATCCGCCGGAATACGCACCAGTTCGGCGGCGTAGGGGTTCAATTCGATGCCCTTCACGGCCTCTGGCCCGACACGCGGCATTTCGCGTTGCAGGCCAAGGGCTTCAGCTTCGAGGTTCACGCGGTGTTCAGTATCCTTGAGCGCGAGCAGCGCAAGATAGAGGAAGTTGCCCGATCCGCAGGCCGGGTCCAGAACGCGAAACCCCGCCAGCCGGTCGAGGAAGCCCGAGAAGATCGCGCGCGCCTCTGCCTCTGCCTTGGTCGCTGTCGCCTTCGCCTTGGCCTTGCGGGCGCGGTCGAGTGCGGCCTCGATCTTGCCCTTCGCCTCGGCCCATTCCGCCATAAGCGGGTCCACGATCACCGGCCCGACGATCTGCATGATCTTGTCGCGGTCGGTGTAATGCGCGCCAAGCTGGCTGCGCTTGTCGGGGTCAAGCCCGCGCTCGAACAGGGTGCCGAGGATGGAGGGGTCGATTTCGGACCAGTCCAGCATCGAGGCGCGGATCAGGTCGTCCAAATCCTGCCAATCCAGCGGCAGGGCGGCGTCACTGTCGAACAGGCCGCCGTTGAACCATTCGACCTGCTCAAACCCGACCATGCCGCCCGACTGCATCGCGGCGAACAGGCTGCTGGCGAGCGCGGCGAAGCCTTCGGGCTTCTGCCGACCGGCCTTGATCATCCGCGCAAACATCTTGTCGGGCAGAAGGCCCACATCCTCGGCGAACATGCAAAAGATCAGCCGATTGACGAAATGGGCGACCTCCTCGGCATCATGGCCGCGCAGGCGTAGGCGCAGCGCGAGGTTCGCGAAATGCGCGGCGGCGTCCTCGGTCAGGCTCTGGCGGGTCTTGCTCGGGCGGAGCTTCTCCGGGTCGGTGAAGGCCGCGCGCAGCAGATCGCGCTTCGATCCATCGGCCAGATCATCAAGCGAGAGGTCATAGACGCGCTGGACCGTGTTCGTCCAGTTGGTGTGAATGCGGATGCGGTCGGTGTCCGACGTGATCAGGAGCGGCGGGTTTTCGAGCGCGATGGCATATTGCAGAAGCTGCGCGAAGGCCCGGTCGAGGTCTTTCTTCGGCCCCTTGTACTCCCATGCGAAATGGCCCTTGCGCCAGACATCGGCCCAGCCTTCGCCGCCGCTCGTCTTGGATGCGCCTTTCTCGAAGGTGAACCATTCGCCCTTAGGATCGGCGGTGACAGGATCATCGATGCCCAGCAGGCGGCACAGGTCGTTGAAATGCGACTGGCTCGCACTGCGTTCTTTAAGTTCAACGTGCCGCCATTTGGCGATGAATTCTTGGGGGGTCATTTTTGCCTGCTACAAATCAATGCCTTGAATAGACCATCCCTGCGCGCCAAAAGCAAACTATTGGAACGAGGCGGTTTTGGGTGGGCCAGCGCGCGACGCGGCACGCACACTGGCGCACGGATATGAAGAGGCCTGCAATGACACCAGACGACATAATGCGCATATTCGCCCGTCGCGGCCCCTTGCCGATCAAGGCGATCGAGGCCGCACGCGAACAGCGCGAGGCGATGGTGCCGCTGTTTCTGGAACATATCAACGTTCTGCAAAAGGCGCGGGTCGAAGACCTTTCAGAAGATGACCCCTTCGTGTTCATCTACCATCTTCTGGCGGAATGGCGCGAAACCAGTGCCTACCGCCCGATGGCCAAGCTCTTTCAGCGCGAACCGGATCATCTGGACGCGCTGCTGGGCGACGCCATCACCGAAACCTCGGACCGCGTCATGTTCGGGCTTTTCGACGGAGATCTGGAGCCGATCTTCGAGATCATCCGCAACCGAAGAGCCGACAGTTTTCTGCGGGGCGAGATGTTCGACGCCATCACGTTGATCGCGCTAAGCGAGCCCGGATTGCGTCCGCAGGTCAGAGACTTTCTGACGGAATTTCATGACGACGCGGACGCAAAAACCGAGGAAGAAATCTGGTGGGCTTGGGCGCAAACCGTTGGCGTGCTCGGCTTCGAAGATATGGTCTGCAAGGTGCGCGCTGTCTTTGAACGTGGTTGGATCACGCCTGACCACACTGCCTATGCCGATTTCGAGCATGTCATGCAGGTCAACCGTACCGCCGATAGTGCCAGCGGTTTTGCTGCCGAGTACCACAACCGCCCAATCACTGACACCGTGGCAGAACTCAAGGGCTGGTACTGTTTTTCACCAGAATATCTGGCGAGCAAGTCACGGGTACAGCCGCTCGCCCTCACGAACCCGGAACTCTTTGGCACCCAGCCCGTTCAAGCCAACACAAAGATTGGCCGGAATGATCCCTGTCCCTGCGGCAGCGGGAAAAAATACAAGAAGTGCTGCGCGGCCTGACAGAGGTCGGCCTGACGACCCGGATAGCCAGGACGATGTCGTCTGACAGGAAATATGCTAACTGGAACGCGGCTTTGATCTCATGCGCCCATCACGCAGCCTTGCCCTGCTTCCGGATCAACTCGATTTCCTGTGTGATGCTCTCGATCGCTGCACAGTTTTCTGCTGTGGGGGCGATGAGCTGCGCTTTGGCCATGACAGACGTACTCATGCGCCCCCGCCGAGACATCGGAAGCGTCAGGGGTTGCTTCGCGCTGTTCGTGGACTGACCTGGCAGAGGCAAGCGCCGGGGTGCTTTTGCCGCGTCGAAATCAGATATGTCGAGCAGACCGGTCATGAGCGACACGCTCGCGCGCGACAACTTGCGGAGTACCGGTGGGGCGACTTCCCCGGCTGATGCGGCCACACTGCCCGCCCCCACCCGCTGCGCGGCAATCATGCCTTCGGTCCGCAGCTGCACGATGGCTGCCACGCGATCATCGATCTCAGCCGCGTCCTGCGCGTTCAGTTTGCCCCCGAGCGGCAAGGGGTAGTCGCCCGTCTGCCCTTCAAACATATGCCGCAGCTTCGCGTCCTCATAGTATTTGATCCGCTTGGCGCGGGCCGGGTGCTGGCCGTCGATCACGAGGATGATGTCATCAAGATCGAGCCGCGCGGCCTCGTCTTCGGTAAGCAATGGCCGTTCTTCGGTGCGTTCACTGACATTGGTGTCGAACATGCCCCGCCCCATGGCGCGCGATTTCGACACCACGCGCTTGGTGGTCATGCCCACGCCTTCGCTGACCTCGGTGACGGTGCGCTTCTCGGAGGGGGTCATGTAGAGCTTGACGCCGGCGCCCCCCTGCAGCGAGAGGCGGGTGTTTTCTCCATAGATCTCGTCGAGGGCGGGAATGGTCTGGGTGATGATCGCCAGATGGCCGCCGTAAGACCGCAGGGTCTTGATGCTCTCGGCCACGATCGGCATCTTGCCCAGCCGGTCGAATTCATCAAGCATGATCATCACGGGCCAGGGCTCGTCCTCGCCCGGCTCGTGGTCCTGCAAGCTCGCGATCAGGTCGGAGAAGAAGAGCCGGATCAGCGGCGCCAAGGGCCGGATATTGTCGGGCGAGACCACCAGATAGACTGTCTGCGGCTTGCGCCGGAAGCTCGAGAAATCGAAATCCGACACGGATGTCGCGCGGTCAATGGTCGGGTTGTCCCAGGCACTCAGCCCGGAGGTCATCAAAAGCGACAGGTACGAGGTCAGCGTGCGGTCATTGGTCGAGGCCATGCGCTCAAAAATCAGCCGCGCAGAAGGGCTGCGCACTTCCTCCGCGTAGCCTGCATATTGCTTGTTCTTGTCACCCCCCGAAGAGGCCAGGCGGTAGATTTCGCCAATGGTGGGCAGGTTGCGTTCCATCGCGAGGATCCCGCAGGCGACAAAGAGATCGATGCCGCCTTCGAGCAAGCCTTTGGCATTCTCGCCATCGGCTTGCAGGAACAGATTGGCGGTCTTGCGCAGCTCCATCTGGCGTTGGTCGGGATTGGGGAGCGCCGCGATGCGCTGCAGCGGGTTATAGCGATGCGTGGGGCGGTCCCAATCAACCGGGGCAAAGCGCCAGACCTTGTCACCACGCGCGCGGCGCTTGCGCGAGGTCTTGTCAAAGTTCTCGCCCTTCACATCGAGCACCACGGCCGATCCGACAAAGCACAAAAGGTTCGGGATCACAAAGCCCGTGCCCTTACCGCGCCCTGTGGGGGCGACGACCAGACAATGCGGGAAGGTGGTCGAGCAGAGGAACTTCGCGCTGGATTTGGGCTTGCCCATCTTGCCCAGCAGAAACCCGCGCCCGGGCTTCTCAAAAAAGCCGTTGCGCTTCAATTCGGGCTTGGTTTGCCAATGGGTCTCGCCAAAGCGTGTCAGACCCTCATGGACCACAAATGAGCCCAGCAGCAGCGTGCCAAGCGTGGCAAACAGAAAGATCAGCCAGACCACCTGCCAGACATCGGGATGGTGGAACCGGATCGCTTGCCAGTTCTGCACCAGGAGACCCCAATCGAGGGTGGCGGCACTGCCGGTGAGTTTGAGCGCCAGATAGCCTGTAGCCAGAATATAGGCGAGCGAAAGCCCGAGAGCGGCAAAGAGGCCGAGGCCTGCCAGTACGCGTGTCTTAATCATGGCCTACTCCTCGGTCTTGCGCCGCATTGGCCGCGCGTTCATCGAACCAGTCTTCGGTCACTTGTTTGAGCGCAGGCTGCGAGTTCCCCTCGGCCTTGAGATATTCGCGGGCAACAGACAGCTGGTCTTCACGCGACCCCACCCCCTCAAGCCCCGAGATATCGCCCTGCTTCAGGCGCGCGATCTCGTCAGGGGTCAGACGCTCCTCCACCGCTTCGCGATAGGCCTCGGCGCGCGCGGCATCGGTTGGTGCGGGCAGTCTGGCCAGATCGGATTTCGCGGCGATCAGCACGCCGGCGGCGGCGGCAGTCGCAGCGATGGTGCCAGTGCCAGCGGTAGTGCCCGTCGTGGTTCCAGTCGCGGTTCCTGTGCCGCGCTGGATATCCTGCACCTCCCAGGCGCGCCGACTGCCCTGTTTCTCGACCAGCTCATTCGTCACGGGGTCACGCGTCTTGATGGTGACCGGCTCGGAGCGGGTCGAGGACAGGGTGACGGTATCGCCCGTCTTCACCCCCTGATCCGTGAGCGCCTTGGCAACCCCGACGCCCCAGACGTCATGGCTGCGGCCACTCGGGAGCTGCAAACGCACATAGGGAGACTCGGCCGCACCGGGGCGGTCCAGATAGGGGCGTGTGCCTTGCGCGAGGATGGTCCCGCGCACGCCCTGGCTGTAATCAATCCTGTCGCCCGACGTGGTGGGGGCGGAACTGCCCGCAGGATCGCGGGAAAGGTCACGCGTTGCGTCGCGCCCCCGGTCGGCCGTCGCAGGGACAGGCCCGTCGGTGCGCTGCAAGCTGCGCGGGCGCTCCATGTCACTGCGCCGCGCGGACTCCTCAAGATCGCGCGCATTGGGCGTGTAGCCTTCGACCTTGATGCCCTTGGCTGCCCCCTCGATCCACATCTCGCGCCGAAAATCCTCTGGGCCAGTCACTTTCATGGAGCCCCAGCCACGATGGGCGGCGAGATTGACCATATCAAGCGCTGTCGCCTTGTCGGCCGCCTTCGTGCTCAGCGTATCGCCCGTATCGACAATGGCGGCGCGGGCATCATCGTAATGGCGGTAGAATTCCTGCACGTCGCCCTGCTTGGTCACGACAAAGCGGTCGTAATAGCTTGCAGGCGTATCCAGCGGATCGAGGTCGCGGCGCGCGGGCGCGATGCTGTCCGCCTTTGCCTCACCCGCCAGATCACCTGCAGCCGCCTGAGCTGCCGTCGGCATAGGCTGATCTGTTGCCTCCCCGCCTGCGCGCTCTGGCGGCTGCGCTTGCGGTGAGACCTCGGCAGGCGCGACAGGTGCGGTGCGCGCCACCCCCAGCACCTCGGCCTTGGCCTCAGCGCGCGCCTGATCCTCGATGTCAAAGGACCGCGACGAGACCCCCGCCCTGTCAAAGCCCGCGCGCCTCATATCCGCGATGGCATCCTGAATATTGCGGGACGTCTTCTCCTCAATGGCCTCGCGCTGCGCAGGTGTCAGATCGAGCCCGACATCCTCGCCGATGCGGTCATGCACACGGTCCACCTCTTCCAGCGCGCGGTCCAGGTCCCCCTGCTTTGAGAGATCGAACCCGTGATGCGCCGCCACGCTGCGCAGATCATCCAGCAGCCATTGTTGCTCCAGCGCGGAATTCGGCGCGCCCTCGCGCAGCCGGGCCATGATCGCGTCACCGCTGATCCCGCTTCCCTCCGCCGCCCCCCGGATACGCCCTTCGCCCACGCGCGCGACATGTTCCATGGCGATGGCCGCGTTCTGCTTCGCATAAATGCCTTCTTCGCTGGGCGCGCCAGCCAACTCCTGATCGCGCGCCTCCGCAGGCAGCAGGGCGTCCAGCTTTGAAAGTGCGTCGCTGAGGCGCGCTTCTTCTCGTGGGCGCTCACCCGGCGCGGCTGCCGCAATCCGGTCCTCGGCCTCAGCCACGACCGTATCGAGGCGTTGCAGGGCCTGAGTGAACCGCTCTTGTTGGTACATCGGGATGGCTCCGTAATTTTGGGATTGAAGGCTGCGCCCGGCACCAAGGTCGGCGGCCGCGCGCTGAAGGTTTTGCGCGAGATCAGAGAGGCGCGTGTAAGACGCGATCTCGCCACGGGTGAAACGGGAATGATCGATGGCCTCGATCCCGCGCGCATGGGCTGCCAAGGCCGAATAGCTCTCTGCATGGCGCGCGATCTGGCCGCGGGCATAGTCCAGATCAGCCCCCATGCGCGGGCGATCAGCCGTCCGGCCCCGACGATACTCGGCATCTGTGGGCGCGCGGTGGAGGATACCGCGCTGCAACCGGCTTGTGGCCTCCAGTGCGACACCATGCGCCTGACCCAGTTCGACCAGGGCGTCCTTGTAGGTCTCGTAGCTGTGCTCCGTGCCCTGGCGCAGTGTAAACAGCCGGCCATCCTCGCCGCGCCGATTGACGACGATATGCGCATGTGGATGCGCGCGGTCGCTATGCGTGGCAGCGATATAGTCGAACTGCCCCTCAAAGAACCGTTCGCAAAAGCGCGCGGTGATCGCCTGCACATCGCGACTGTCGGTGTCCTGGGGGAAGGACAGGATCAGATGCGCGGTCTGGCCCGCAGAGGTCATCCCCGCCCAGCCCGCGCTCCAGCGCAGGGCCGCCTCGCGCGCCTCATCCCCGGAAAGCGGCCCGCGCTGCTCATAGGTGCCCATGGAGTCAAACACCCGGTCTGCCTTGCCGGTCAGGTATTCCAGCTGATTGCCCAGCTGGCGGCTGTCATGACACCCGCCCCCGCGCACCAGCTTGACCACCACCGCCCGGTTCCCCGCAGCCGCCCGCGCCATATGCTGATAGCTGCGGGTCCCACCCCCGCGGCGGCCAAAGGACTTTGGCGCAGGCTCATCGCCCCGCCCGCCCGGGCCCCGCGTCCAGCCCTCGTCGAACAGCGTGCCCATGGCCGCAGTGACAGCATCTGGCCTAGCCGACATGTGCTGCCTCCGGGGTCGCATCGCCAACCATCGCATCGCCCACAATCGCACGGAAAGCCGCATCGCGCCCGCGCGCCTTGGCCCCGATCAGCACGGCCAGATGATCACGCGACTGGGTGACGGCAGCATGTGTTGCGCGCAGCACCTCGACCTCGCGACGGCCAAGCTTGCGCGCCTCTGGCAGGAGCCGCGGGTCATTCAACCTCCGCGCAATCTGGTTGAGGTTTGATCCGATCACCGACAATTCGCGGCGCAGCGCGCGGATGCCCTCGGCCAGCTCCGCATCGGCTCCGAGATACCCGGCAGGATGGCGAATGAAGGCACGCAGCACCGTCGATCTTTGATCACCCCCGAGCCGCGCGATCAGCGCATCAAAGGCCCGGATATCCGCAACCGGCACCCGCGCGGTCACAGTCGCCGTCTCGGACCGGGCCTGCGCACGCGCCATCTGCACCCCGCGCGCGATGTTGCGGATGGTCTGCACCGACACGCCATAGCGCGCAGCCAGCACCTTGGTCGCGGTCCCCTGCCCCCGCGCCAGCGCAATCGCCTGGCGCTGCGCAGGCGTCAGGCGGGGCTTGCCCACCGCCTTGTCACTCGCGTTTGTGTTGTGTGTAGTCAATATCCATTTCCTGCCAAACACTCACATCATTCTTCCCTTTGACTAGGCGCCGCACAACGCGGCGTCAATCGGAATGCGTCGCAGGCGCTCATTATTATCGTTTGTTATCATGTGTTTGTGTGTGGGTGCGTGGGCGGGTGCGTGCTGGCGCGGGTGTGTGGCAGGGTGGGTGTTTGCGTGCGTGCGTGTGTGCAGATGTGCGTGTGTGCAGCCGTGCGGATATGCGTGGGTGCGTGCTTGTCAATCTACCGATGCGTGTGCTACCTGCGCCGCGTTGAAGCAAATGCAGCGTCCGAGTGGCGGGCTCTGTGAACCGTATTTCAAGCGAGTGAGATCTCTCAAGTGAGCACTAAAACCCCGATCCTGATCGCCGCCATGAACCGCAAGGGCGGGATCGGCAAAACCACATTGGTGCGCGCCCTCACCTCCGCCATCGTGCATGCGGGAAAGAGCGTCCTGCTGATCGATACCGACCCCAACCGCGCGCTCATCTCATGGCAGCTGCGCGCGCAGGAGGCAGGTTTCGGATCGCCGCTGATGTCGTGCAAGGAAACGCTGGACATGGATGTTCTCAACACCATGCTCGATGAGGCCTTTGACGCGGGGGCGGTGGATTTCATCATCATCGACACACAAGGTGGTGGTGGGGTCTGGGCCGATACCATTGCCGCACAAGTTCATATCATCGTGGCCCCCGTGATCCTCGCGCGCACCGATGTCGAAGACAGTCTCAAATCCTTTGCCTGGTATCAGCGTCTGGCCGACCGCGTCGATCAGCCGGAGCTATTGCCGAAATACTGTTCGGTCATCACCAAGTTCGATTCCAAGACCCGCAGCGGGGAATCGAAGCTGCGCCAGACCGAACAGCAGCATCTGCTGACCGTGGCGCAAAAGCTCAAGCCCCTGTCTTACGCCCTGCGGCTGCGTCCGGCCTATCAGGATATGGATGAGACCGGCCTTCTCGGCGAGATCGCGCGCCGGATGCGCGAGGAAGCCAATGTGCTCAAGCGTGGGCAGGCCGTACGCTTTGAAGAGGCCCTGCAAGAGGCCACCTATGTGCTGAACGAATTGCTGGCCGAGGGCAGTGGGGTGTCCTTCGACCCTGAGGCCGCGCATGCCTGATCGCAGCCGCCCCATGCTCACAGTCAGAGGTGTCGATCCCGAGATGGGCAAGGCCATCAAGCCAGTGACGGCCCCAGAAACTGTCCGAGAGCCTGCCCCACAAACTGGCGGTGCGACCTCAACAGAGAAGACCCGGGAAGAGAGAATGATCACGCCTGTGGCCGCCGATCTCCTCGACAGGACCGCCAAGCGCAAGACCACGGCCCTGCGGCAGGTGGTCCAGACCGCCGCCGCCGCACCCACTCTTGCCCCTTGCGATGACGTGGTCACGATCTGGCTCGCGCTGCATCCGCTGCAGCGTCATGCCGAGCGCCTCAGCTCCTTGCGCGCGCAAGGCATGGAGATCACGATCCTGTTCCGGCTGGCCTGGCTGCAGTTCAGCGACACCCTGACCCTAACACCCCAGTATCAAAAGCCCGAGCCCTGCATCTGGTGGCGCGCGCATGTGCATCGCAAGCGCGTGAAACTGTCCGCATCGCTTCTGGCCGACATATCCCGCAACGCGCGGGATTTCGGGGCGCTGAAACCAACCGAGCTCGTCGCAGGCCAGATCCAGCGCCAATGGATCGCAGCATTGGATGAGGTCATCGCGCGCGTGGATGCAGAGGTCTGATGCGTTCTGTGAACTTGCGTGGCACGGGACGCCGTCACGAACCGCACATC
The nucleotide sequence above comes from Roseinatronobacter monicus. Encoded proteins:
- the istA gene encoding IS21 family transposase; this encodes MKRLPMRKIRDVLRLSAEGLSTRKIGVSLTIGRTTVKAYLDRAAEVDLSWPLPPEMSDTDLERLIYPRTARDIANRATEPNWPCIHRELRRKGVTLMLLWEEYRADHPDGYGYSRFCELYTRWEGKLSPVMRQRHPAGERLFVDYAGHTIDVIDPETGEVRTAQVFVAVLGASNYTFVEATWTQSLPDWIASHVRALDFFGGVTAQIVSDNLKAGVTKACFYDPVINRTYADMAAHYDTAVVPARPYKPKDKAKAEGGVLLAERWILARLRNRQFFSLAELNAAIKPLLDRLNDKVSRHLGASRRQLFEQLDKPALKSLPVASYVYAEWKKCRAGFDYHVAIDKHYYSVPYQLLKKELWARITGRTIEVFHLGQRVASHVRTSSNGKHSTLRDHMPAHHQFRDDWTPERIKARAARVGPNVAIFVEVVMRERKHPEQGYRTCLGVIRLADKFGRDRLDAACRRALEINARSYSSLLSILKNGLESRPRTRATDEPAITHPNIRGADYFH
- the istB gene encoding IS21-like element helper ATPase IstB; the protein is MLDHPTLHHLKALRLDGMAEAFAELQMQDATADLGHAEWLGLLVDREVASRETKRFEARMRTARLRHVGASPEDVDYRARRGLDKALFQSLLTGRWITDKRNLIITGPCGVGKTWLGCALAQAACRDGVTVVYKRMPRLFEELELSHGDGRFPRLFRSITKAQLLILDDWGPDRLTSPQRRDLMEIVEERYGRGSTMITSQLPIKAWHDVIGEPTFADAILDRIVHNAYRLELEGQSMRKTITKMGDETPQD
- a CDS encoding type IIL restriction-modification enzyme MmeI yields the protein MTPQEFIAKWRHVELKERSASQSHFNDLCRLLGIDDPVTADPKGEWFTFEKGASKTSGGEGWADVWRKGHFAWEYKGPKKDLDRAFAQLLQYAIALENPPLLITSDTDRIRIHTNWTNTVQRVYDLSLDDLADGSKRDLLRAAFTDPEKLRPSKTRQSLTEDAAAHFANLALRLRLRGHDAEEVAHFVNRLIFCMFAEDVGLLPDKMFARMIKAGRQKPEGFAALASSLFAAMQSGGMVGFEQVEWFNGGLFDSDAALPLDWQDLDDLIRASMLDWSEIDPSILGTLFERGLDPDKRSQLGAHYTDRDKIMQIVGPVIVDPLMAEWAEAKGKIEAALDRARKAKAKATATKAEAEARAIFSGFLDRLAGFRVLDPACGSGNFLYLALLALKDTEHRVNLEAEALGLQREMPRVGPEAVKGIELNPYAAELVRIPADPATHSDNIRPPVPGYPATCDALP
- a CDS encoding DUF1186 domain-containing protein, which gives rise to MTPDDIMRIFARRGPLPIKAIEAAREQREAMVPLFLEHINVLQKARVEDLSEDDPFVFIYHLLAEWRETSAYRPMAKLFQREPDHLDALLGDAITETSDRVMFGLFDGDLEPIFEIIRNRRADSFLRGEMFDAITLIALSEPGLRPQVRDFLTEFHDDADAKTEEEIWWAWAQTVGVLGFEDMVCKVRAVFERGWITPDHTAYADFEHVMQVNRTADSASGFAAEYHNRPITDTVAELKGWYCFSPEYLASKSRVQPLALTNPELFGTQPVQANTKIGRNDPCPCGSGKKYKKCCAA
- a CDS encoding type IV secretory system conjugative DNA transfer family protein, with product MIKTRVLAGLGLFAALGLSLAYILATGYLALKLTGSAATLDWGLLVQNWQAIRFHHPDVWQVVWLIFLFATLGTLLLGSFVVHEGLTRFGETHWQTKPELKRNGFFEKPGRGFLLGKMGKPKSSAKFLCSTTFPHCLVVAPTGRGKGTGFVIPNLLCFVGSAVVLDVKGENFDKTSRKRRARGDKVWRFAPVDWDRPTHRYNPLQRIAALPNPDQRQMELRKTANLFLQADGENAKGLLEGGIDLFVACGILAMERNLPTIGEIYRLASSGGDKNKQYAGYAEEVRSPSARLIFERMASTNDRTLTSYLSLLMTSGLSAWDNPTIDRATSVSDFDFSSFRRKPQTVYLVVSPDNIRPLAPLIRLFFSDLIASLQDHEPGEDEPWPVMIMLDEFDRLGKMPIVAESIKTLRSYGGHLAIITQTIPALDEIYGENTRLSLQGGAGVKLYMTPSEKRTVTEVSEGVGMTTKRVVSKSRAMGRGMFDTNVSERTEERPLLTEDEAARLDLDDIILVIDGQHPARAKRIKYYEDAKLRHMFEGQTGDYPLPLGGKLNAQDAAEIDDRVAAIVQLRTEGMIAAQRVGAGSVAASAGEVAPPVLRKLSRASVSLMTGLLDISDFDAAKAPRRLPLPGQSTNSAKQPLTLPMSRRGRMSTSVMAKAQLIAPTAENCAAIESITQEIELIRKQGKAA
- a CDS encoding LPD7 domain-containing protein, whose translation is MSARPDAVTAAMGTLFDEGWTRGPGGRGDEPAPKSFGRRGGGTRSYQHMARAAAGNRAVVVKLVRGGGCHDSRQLGNQLEYLTGKADRVFDSMGTYEQRGPLSGDEAREAALRWSAGWAGMTSAGQTAHLILSFPQDTDSRDVQAITARFCERFFEGQFDYIAATHSDRAHPHAHIVVNRRGEDGRLFTLRQGTEHSYETYKDALVELGQAHGVALEATSRLQRGILHRAPTDAEYRRGRTADRPRMGADLDYARGQIARHAESYSALAAHARGIEAIDHSRFTRGEIASYTRLSDLAQNLQRAAADLGAGRSLQSQNYGAIPMYQQERFTQALQRLDTVVAEAEDRIAAAAPGERPREEARLSDALSKLDALLPAEARDQELAGAPSEEGIYAKQNAAIAMEHVARVGEGRIRGAAEGSGISGDAIMARLREGAPNSALEQQWLLDDLRSVAAHHGFDLSKQGDLDRALEEVDRVHDRIGEDVGLDLTPAQREAIEEKTSRNIQDAIADMRRAGFDRAGVSSRSFDIEDQARAEAKAEVLGVARTAPVAPAEVSPQAQPPERAGGEATDQPMPTAAQAAAGDLAGEAKADSIAPARRDLDPLDTPASYYDRFVVTKQGDVQEFYRHYDDARAAIVDTGDTLSTKAADKATALDMVNLAAHRGWGSMKVTGPEDFRREMWIEGAAKGIKVEGYTPNARDLEESARRSDMERPRSLQRTDGPVPATADRGRDATRDLSRDPAGSSAPTTSGDRIDYSQGVRGTILAQGTRPYLDRPGAAESPYVRLQLPSGRSHDVWGVGVAKALTDQGVKTGDTVTLSSTRSEPVTIKTRDPVTNELVEKQGSRRAWEVQDIQRGTGTATGTTTGTTAGTGTIAATAAAAGVLIAAKSDLARLPAPTDAARAEAYREAVEERLTPDEIARLKQGDISGLEGVGSREDQLSVAREYLKAEGNSQPALKQVTEDWFDERAANAAQDRGVGHD
- the mobC gene encoding plasmid mobilization relaxosome protein MobC, with product MTTHNTNASDKAVGKPRLTPAQRQAIALARGQGTATKVLAARYGVSVQTIRNIARGVQMARAQARSETATVTARVPVADIRAFDALIARLGGDQRSTVLRAFIRHPAGYLGADAELAEGIRALRRELSVIGSNLNQIARRLNDPRLLPEARKLGRREVEVLRATHAAVTQSRDHLAVLIGAKARGRDAAFRAIVGDAMVGDATPEAAHVG